In a single window of the Acetivibrio clariflavus DSM 19732 genome:
- a CDS encoding 4'-phosphopantetheinyl transferase family protein: MKIYAVKIYPIDEQLFAQLLLCISDDEQERIKKFKKYDDALRGLTSKVLLRYIVSHLLEIQNNSICFGKNEYGKPYLMGVNDFHFNLSHSGDWVVCAVDSLPIGIDVERIHDVDLNLSKRFFAKEEHNYLESLDGYKRMEAFFELWTLKESYIKADGRGLAIPLNSFSFSFDEGNIQFKASDSSEKYYFKQYDIDPSYKLSVCARNTDFPEVITFLAFDELASLAKKYL, encoded by the coding sequence TTGAAAATATATGCCGTTAAAATATACCCAATTGATGAACAGCTTTTTGCACAACTTCTTTTATGTATTTCGGATGACGAACAGGAGAGAATTAAAAAATTTAAAAAGTATGATGACGCACTGAGAGGTCTTACATCTAAAGTACTTTTGAGGTATATTGTTTCACATTTGCTTGAAATACAAAACAATAGCATCTGTTTTGGCAAAAATGAATACGGGAAACCCTACCTTATGGGAGTAAATGATTTTCATTTTAACTTGTCTCATTCAGGAGATTGGGTAGTTTGTGCTGTAGATAGTTTACCTATTGGAATTGATGTTGAAAGGATTCATGATGTTGATTTGAACCTGTCCAAGAGATTTTTTGCTAAAGAGGAACATAACTATCTGGAATCTTTGGACGGTTACAAAAGAATGGAAGCTTTTTTTGAATTGTGGACTTTAAAAGAAAGCTATATAAAGGCAGATGGCCGTGGTTTGGCAATACCTTTAAATTCATTTTCTTTTTCTTTTGATGAAGGCAATATACAATTTAAAGCTTCAGACAGTTCTGAAAAATATTATTTTAAGCAATACGACATAGATCCTTCATATAAACTGTCTGTTTGTGCTAGAAATACAGATTTTCCCGAGGTTATAACATTTTTGGCCTTTGATGAGCTGGCAAGCCTTGCAAAGAAATATTTGTGA
- the istA gene encoding IS21 family transposase: MKKEEGWHMYSEIKHLKKIGLKKSQIARKLDISRPTVNKYLNMSTDEFEEFIEGIQVRKKKPEPYSAEILLWLREFPDLSASQIFDWLEEKYKTLPFSEETLRRYIRLLRQEHNIHKTTKIREYEGVEELPMGKQMQVDFGEIKVKKEDGKDIRLYVMCFVLAHSRYKYCEWQSRPFTTSDIIRIHENAFEYYGGMPEEIVYDQDHVILVSENYGDLIYTREFAGYHQKRKFKVYMCRKADPESKGKIENVVGFVKNNFARHRTFYNIDRWNEDCLSWLERRGNGKVHGTTRKVPAQVFLEEKKYLKPILSKIKTKTPSLSLTYQVRKDNTVPIKGNRYSVPKGTYKGPYTYVKVNYISETELVIIDIDTDKKLAQYQIPADKGNILKNSNHKRDISVKISDLINQIADRFAESAKAKIFMENIQKEKPRHIRDQLNLIQSTMKDSSLESINKALEFCIKNHLYKATDFQDAVAHYEKDKAKLDNTIRAELVPLTPDNFEKINITPKIRDISEYINALGGNENATIQNR; encoded by the coding sequence TTGAAAAAGGAAGAAGGATGGCATATGTATAGTGAAATAAAACATCTTAAGAAAATAGGGTTAAAAAAATCTCAGATTGCAAGAAAACTTGATATCAGCCGCCCTACAGTAAACAAATATCTTAATATGTCGACAGACGAGTTTGAAGAATTTATTGAAGGAATACAGGTACGTAAAAAGAAGCCCGAGCCATACAGTGCTGAAATTCTATTATGGTTAAGGGAATTCCCTGATTTATCAGCCTCACAGATTTTTGACTGGCTTGAAGAAAAGTACAAAACGCTTCCGTTTTCAGAAGAGACCTTACGACGATATATTAGATTACTAAGACAGGAGCATAATATTCATAAAACAACAAAAATACGGGAGTATGAGGGAGTTGAAGAACTGCCAATGGGAAAGCAAATGCAAGTTGATTTTGGTGAAATAAAGGTAAAAAAAGAAGATGGGAAGGATATACGTCTTTATGTAATGTGTTTTGTTTTAGCCCATTCAAGATATAAATATTGTGAATGGCAAAGCAGACCTTTTACTACTTCTGATATTATTCGAATACACGAAAATGCTTTTGAATACTATGGAGGTATGCCGGAAGAAATAGTTTACGACCAGGACCATGTAATTCTTGTAAGTGAAAACTATGGAGACTTGATATACACCCGTGAGTTTGCAGGATATCATCAAAAACGTAAGTTTAAAGTATATATGTGCCGTAAGGCGGACCCAGAAAGTAAGGGAAAAATTGAAAACGTAGTTGGTTTTGTAAAAAACAATTTTGCACGACACCGTACATTTTACAATATTGACCGTTGGAATGAGGATTGTCTTAGTTGGCTAGAAAGGCGTGGTAACGGCAAAGTACATGGAACAACAAGGAAAGTACCGGCTCAAGTATTTCTTGAAGAAAAGAAATATCTTAAACCGATACTCAGCAAAATAAAAACTAAAACTCCTTCTCTAAGTTTAACCTATCAAGTAAGAAAAGACAATACTGTTCCCATAAAAGGAAATAGATATTCTGTTCCGAAAGGAACTTACAAAGGGCCTTATACATATGTCAAAGTCAATTATATAAGTGAAACCGAATTGGTAATTATAGATATTGATACAGATAAAAAACTAGCTCAATATCAAATACCGGCAGATAAGGGAAATATACTAAAAAACAGTAACCATAAGCGAGATATTAGTGTTAAGATATCAGACCTAATAAATCAGATTGCAGATAGATTTGCTGAATCGGCAAAGGCAAAAATCTTTATGGAAAACATACAGAAAGAAAAACCTCGGCACATAAGGGATCAGCTTAATCTAATTCAATCAACCATGAAAGATAGTTCGTTAGAATCCATTAATAAAGCTCTGGAATTTTGCATAAAGAATCACCTTTACAAAGCCACTGATTTTCAAGATGCAGTAGCTCATTATGAAAAAGATAAAGCAAAATTAGATAATACAATAAGAGCAGAACTAGTACCGTTAACTCCTGACAATTTCGAAAAAATTAATATTACACCCAAAATTCGAGATATATCAGAATATATTAATGCTTTAGGGGGGAATGAGAATGCAACAATCCAAAATAGATAA
- a CDS encoding glycoside hydrolase: MLILVLPTNLYAASTVTVDWDTTYQTIDGFGVSEAFHQSNNIARLGETKQNEIYDLLFSTTDGAGFSIFRSILGDGGTWGNADDGPNKTMQPAEDVWDWNESNDDQIPMIRAIQSKYGVDQILYTVWSPPAWMKTNGSVVGGSLRTDKYQAYATYLAEHIKNYKSKFGIEITHIGIQNEPNLETSYSSCRWSPEELRIFMRDYLVPTFDKENITAKVVFAENMSFNEQYAINSLNDPIAVKRVDIVGAHNYGSSYIPFTTTKSKGKGIWMTEVSDMNGNDTTINDGLRWAKEIHDFMTITEGNAWFYWWGACFKTYNGEGLIQMDLNSKTYKVAKRLYTIGQFSRFIRPGWQRIEATKNPVSNVYVTAYKDPKTGKFAIVAINNGWSKQSITYTLKGFSPASVTPYTTSSTQNLEKGSDITVNNSSFSFELAPNSITTFVGDTESASIIYGDVNGDGDVNSIDYGYMKWYLLGQINSFPVDNGDKVADLDGDGRITSIDCAYMKMYLLGMIQKFPVEQ, translated from the coding sequence ATGTTAATATTGGTATTGCCCACAAATTTATATGCAGCATCAACTGTTACCGTTGATTGGGACACCACTTATCAAACCATTGACGGATTTGGAGTGTCGGAAGCTTTCCACCAGTCAAACAATATTGCACGTCTGGGTGAAACAAAACAAAATGAAATTTACGATTTATTATTTTCAACAACTGATGGGGCAGGTTTTTCCATCTTCCGTTCAATACTTGGTGATGGTGGAACTTGGGGAAATGCCGATGACGGCCCGAATAAAACGATGCAACCGGCTGAAGACGTATGGGACTGGAATGAATCTAACGATGACCAGATCCCTATGATCAGGGCTATCCAATCGAAATATGGGGTTGATCAAATACTTTATACCGTTTGGAGTCCACCGGCATGGATGAAAACAAACGGTTCTGTAGTGGGAGGCTCTCTCAGAACCGATAAGTATCAGGCCTATGCCACATATTTGGCTGAGCACATAAAGAACTATAAATCAAAGTTTGGAATTGAAATAACACATATTGGAATTCAAAATGAACCTAACCTTGAAACATCTTATTCATCGTGCAGATGGTCACCGGAAGAATTGAGAATATTTATGAGGGATTATTTGGTACCTACTTTTGATAAAGAAAACATAACTGCAAAAGTTGTCTTTGCTGAAAATATGAGCTTTAACGAACAATATGCAATTAACTCCCTGAATGACCCAATTGCAGTTAAAAGAGTAGATATTGTCGGTGCCCACAATTACGGAAGCAGTTATATACCTTTCACAACAACAAAATCTAAAGGAAAAGGTATTTGGATGACAGAAGTATCCGATATGAACGGTAATGACACTACAATTAATGACGGATTAAGATGGGCAAAAGAAATTCATGATTTTATGACTATTACAGAAGGAAATGCATGGTTTTATTGGTGGGGTGCATGTTTCAAAACGTATAACGGAGAAGGTCTTATACAAATGGACTTAAACAGCAAAACTTATAAAGTGGCAAAAAGGTTATATACTATCGGACAATTTTCAAGATTTATAAGACCAGGCTGGCAGAGAATTGAAGCCACTAAAAATCCGGTATCCAATGTGTATGTTACTGCATATAAAGATCCCAAAACCGGCAAGTTTGCCATAGTAGCCATAAACAACGGTTGGTCAAAACAGTCAATTACATATACATTAAAAGGATTTTCACCGGCTTCAGTTACACCTTACACAACATCATCAACACAAAACTTGGAAAAAGGCTCCGATATAACAGTAAATAATTCCAGCTTTAGCTTTGAATTAGCCCCAAATTCGATAACAACATTTGTGGGAGACACTGAATCAGCTTCAATAATTTATGGAGATGTCAACGGAGACGGAGATGTAAACTCAATAGATTACGGTTACATGAAATGGTATCTGTTAGGTCAAATTAACAGTTTTCCGGTAGATAATGGCGATAAAGTGGCTGATTTGGATGGTGACGGAAGAATAACTTCAATCGACTGTGCTTATATGAAAATGTATTTATTAGGAATGATTCAAAAATTCCCGGTAGAACAATAA
- the dapB gene encoding 4-hydroxy-tetrahydrodipicolinate reductase, translated as MIRVCISGLGKTGREVAKFLMEQEDVKIVSAICSPGSDKKGKDLGEIIGMENTGIIVESSDNIEQVVFKTKPDVVVDFSSPEAAAKNAKIFSKLKVNIVIGTTGFSDFSIKRMFLLTNKYRNGIVYAPNITLGVNVLMLLTNLAANILNNYDFQITEIHHKNKKDSPSGTAKKIAIEIEKGLMNSGNMDTDKDIRIPITAIRAGGVVGKHQVMIIGEDDKIEISHESFSRKAFALGALRAVRFIKGKTGYYEMKDVLDLKKVLSDYIKEENKTTRKRYKYVLDKNEIRAL; from the coding sequence ATGATTAGAGTATGTATATCCGGACTAGGGAAAACAGGTAGAGAAGTAGCAAAATTTTTAATGGAACAGGAAGATGTAAAAATTGTATCGGCCATTTGCAGTCCAGGCAGCGATAAAAAAGGTAAAGATCTCGGAGAGATTATTGGCATGGAAAATACAGGAATTATAGTTGAAAGTTCCGACAATATTGAACAGGTAGTTTTCAAAACAAAACCGGATGTTGTTGTTGATTTTTCAAGCCCAGAAGCAGCAGCCAAAAATGCAAAGATCTTTTCAAAGCTAAAAGTAAATATTGTAATAGGAACAACAGGATTTTCAGATTTTTCAATAAAAAGAATGTTTTTACTTACCAATAAATATAGAAATGGCATAGTCTATGCACCAAACATAACTTTGGGAGTTAATGTACTTATGTTGCTTACCAATCTGGCAGCTAATATATTAAACAACTATGATTTTCAAATTACAGAAATTCATCATAAAAACAAAAAAGATTCACCCTCTGGAACAGCTAAAAAAATAGCAATAGAAATTGAAAAAGGACTAATGAATTCCGGTAATATGGATACAGATAAAGATATTCGAATCCCTATAACAGCAATAAGGGCTGGTGGAGTTGTAGGAAAGCACCAGGTAATGATTATAGGAGAAGATGACAAAATTGAAATATCCCATGAATCTTTTTCAAGAAAAGCTTTTGCACTTGGTGCACTTCGAGCTGTAAGATTTATAAAAGGAAAAACCGGATATTATGAAATGAAGGATGTATTGGATTTGAAAAAAGTATTGTCGGATTATATTAAAGAAGAAAATAAAACAACCAGAAAACGATACAAGTATGTTTTAGATAAAAATGAAATCCGAGCTCTATAA
- a CDS encoding cohesin domain-containing protein, whose product MRIRKFLSVFFVIALLISSTLFPSIVFADTQNSSIELRLDKTNAEIGDIITATVYINNIRNFAGYQVNLKYDPEVLQPVTKAGKPYTNSTNPESGTLLNNSEFGAFAQALNNIEEGILNFGKVYTRLEDYRSSAEAESSGSVAVINFKVISDKPTSIVFEDTYRMPGAVTGTMIFDWNGNRISSGYSVVQAGLINSDNQNPVTESNISLTYDKTTAKVGETVKVYLSVNNIFGLSGYQVNLKYDPDVLQPVTSSGKPYSSSTNLSGGDLIKNSDYSPFYQASHNLEEGILNFAASYLNLPEYRASNNAETTGTLGVIEFRVLDAKATAVSFEDSKYMPNSYSGTLLFDWNAEKISGYKINQAGILNSEEQPILNGNVYMELDNTEVEVGDIINASIKVDNIADLAGYQINLSYDPTVLKPVTIDGKDYKNTTLPLKGDIIVNNDYSPYFIASHNLSAGTLNFTGSYLDLEAYRNSGNAETKGTLATISFKVLKAQSTSILFENSSSMPNGISGTMLFDWYGNRILSGYNVNQAPVINVADPTGSQKGKILLELDKTEASFGDIITATLRADGIDNLAGFQVNIKYDPKVLQPVNPATREPYNSNTNPEEGDIIVNSEFEPVSFALHDLKSGILNFSRSYTNLEAYRASESEKSGILAKISFKVTLSETLTYIRLENTGTMPNAIDGTMLFDWYGNRINSGYEVIQPEAINKDNSYKAISISIDKNNPSVGDIINASILILNIDKLAGYQFNIKYDPEVLQPVDSNGVPYTNETIPAAGGLINNEDFGIFAVASHNLEKGILNFSKLYTDLEGYKKSGKPETLGIVATISFKVLSKKITSIMFENTNTMPNAIDGTILFDWNGERIKSGYQVIGSPYINAGSTSDCVKTFSPSPTYTSTPKPENTPIITPVPTDGQVIEDSFITIDFDKTCAKVNDTITATIMVENIDNLAGYQVNLKYDPNMLQPVTSSNTPYTNSSIPSKGTLISNANFGPISAASHKLSEGILNFGRLYTNLADYRASQAPEKTGSLAVVTFKVLKAGDTSIAFENTASMPNAIDGTILFDWYGNKIKSGYKVLQPAEICIESIDPVASPTIICTSPTPTPVVTSTTQPTATPTNVCTSPTPTPVVTSTTQPTATPTPVVTPTATSTNPALSRYITIEFDKTSAKVGEIIKAIIKVNEIKNLSGYQINLKYDPDVLQPVKPSGASYTNGTIPSSGTLISNEEFYPLNAVSHDLSKGILNFGKFYILLDDYKNSGTIEDTGTIAVIEFKVLKEIETYVKFENSSSMPNGINGTMLFDTDGNRITSGYTVIQPEKIN is encoded by the coding sequence ATGAGGATTAGAAAGTTTTTATCTGTTTTCTTTGTGATTGCGTTACTTATTAGCAGCACTCTGTTTCCGAGCATTGTCTTTGCGGATACTCAGAATTCAAGTATAGAGCTCCGGCTTGACAAGACGAATGCAGAAATAGGAGATATTATTACTGCTACTGTTTACATTAATAACATAAGAAATTTTGCCGGATATCAGGTGAATCTGAAATATGACCCTGAAGTACTGCAGCCTGTTACAAAAGCAGGTAAACCGTACACTAACTCTACAAATCCTGAAAGCGGTACACTGCTTAACAACAGTGAATTTGGTGCTTTTGCTCAAGCTTTAAACAACATCGAAGAAGGTATACTGAATTTCGGCAAGGTATATACAAGGCTTGAAGACTATAGATCAAGTGCTGAAGCCGAGTCAAGCGGTTCAGTTGCTGTTATTAATTTTAAAGTTATTTCTGACAAACCTACTTCAATAGTTTTCGAAGATACATATAGAATGCCCGGTGCCGTTACAGGTACAATGATTTTCGACTGGAACGGAAATAGAATATCTTCCGGCTATAGTGTTGTTCAAGCGGGATTAATCAACTCTGACAATCAGAATCCGGTAACTGAAAGTAATATATCGTTAACATACGACAAAACTACTGCAAAAGTAGGCGAAACCGTTAAGGTTTATTTAAGTGTAAATAACATTTTCGGTTTGTCAGGTTATCAGGTAAATCTTAAATACGATCCGGATGTATTGCAGCCGGTTACATCATCAGGTAAACCTTACAGCAGTAGTACAAACTTGTCCGGTGGAGATTTGATTAAGAATTCGGATTATTCTCCGTTTTATCAGGCAAGTCATAATCTTGAAGAAGGAATTTTAAATTTTGCTGCTTCATATTTAAATCTTCCGGAATATAGGGCGAGTAACAATGCCGAAACAACAGGTACTCTTGGAGTTATAGAGTTCAGAGTACTTGATGCCAAGGCAACTGCAGTATCCTTTGAAGATTCAAAATACATGCCCAATTCCTATAGCGGAACCTTATTATTTGATTGGAACGCAGAAAAAATATCAGGTTATAAAATAAACCAGGCAGGCATTTTAAATTCAGAAGAACAGCCAATTTTAAACGGCAACGTTTATATGGAGCTAGACAATACAGAAGTTGAAGTAGGGGATATAATCAATGCTTCAATTAAAGTTGACAATATTGCCGATTTGGCCGGATATCAAATCAATCTGTCCTATGACCCTACAGTTCTCAAGCCTGTAACTATTGACGGTAAAGATTATAAAAACACAACTTTACCATTAAAAGGGGATATTATTGTAAATAATGATTATAGCCCATATTTTATAGCTTCTCACAACTTGTCTGCAGGAACATTGAATTTCACCGGATCCTATTTGGATCTTGAAGCTTACAGAAATTCGGGCAATGCAGAAACAAAAGGAACGTTAGCGACAATTTCCTTTAAGGTACTTAAAGCTCAATCGACTTCAATATTGTTTGAAAATTCTTCTTCCATGCCAAACGGTATATCCGGTACAATGTTATTTGATTGGTATGGCAATAGAATCTTAAGCGGTTATAATGTTAACCAGGCACCTGTTATCAATGTAGCCGATCCAACCGGCAGCCAAAAAGGAAAAATATTACTTGAGTTGGATAAAACAGAGGCATCGTTTGGAGATATTATAACTGCAACTCTCAGAGCTGATGGAATTGACAATTTGGCAGGTTTTCAGGTGAACATAAAATACGATCCTAAGGTTCTTCAACCGGTAAACCCTGCTACAAGAGAACCTTATAATTCCAACACAAATCCTGAGGAAGGAGATATAATTGTAAATTCTGAATTTGAACCGGTTTCTTTTGCATTGCATGATCTGAAATCAGGAATTTTAAATTTCTCCAGATCTTATACAAATCTTGAAGCTTATAGAGCTTCAGAGAGTGAAAAATCCGGTATATTGGCAAAAATAAGCTTTAAAGTAACTCTTAGTGAAACTCTTACCTATATCAGGCTCGAAAATACGGGTACTATGCCAAATGCCATTGACGGTACCATGCTGTTTGATTGGTACGGTAATAGGATTAACAGTGGTTATGAGGTAATTCAGCCAGAGGCAATAAATAAAGATAATTCATATAAAGCCATAAGCATATCAATAGACAAAAACAATCCTTCTGTTGGAGATATAATAAATGCAAGTATACTAATACTCAACATTGATAAGTTGGCAGGATATCAGTTCAATATTAAATATGATCCTGAAGTTTTGCAGCCTGTTGACTCTAACGGAGTACCTTACACCAATGAAACAATTCCTGCAGCTGGAGGATTAATTAATAATGAGGATTTCGGAATTTTTGCAGTTGCATCCCATAACCTGGAAAAAGGTATACTGAATTTTTCAAAATTGTATACAGATTTGGAAGGATACAAGAAATCCGGAAAACCTGAAACTTTGGGTATAGTAGCAACTATATCTTTTAAAGTCTTATCTAAAAAAATTACATCGATAATGTTTGAAAATACAAATACAATGCCAAATGCAATAGATGGCACAATCTTATTCGACTGGAATGGAGAAAGGATAAAGTCCGGATATCAAGTAATTGGTTCACCTTATATTAATGCCGGTTCTACCAGTGACTGCGTTAAAACATTTTCACCTTCACCAACTTATACATCCACACCAAAACCTGAAAATACTCCTATAATTACACCGGTTCCGACAGATGGTCAAGTAATTGAAGACAGCTTTATTACAATTGACTTTGACAAAACCTGTGCAAAGGTGAATGATACAATTACTGCAACTATTATGGTTGAAAATATCGATAATTTGGCAGGATACCAGGTTAATTTAAAGTATGATCCCAATATGCTGCAGCCTGTTACTTCAAGCAATACTCCATATACAAACAGCAGCATACCTTCAAAAGGAACATTGATTTCAAATGCTAATTTCGGTCCTATTTCAGCTGCATCACACAAGCTGTCTGAAGGAATACTCAATTTTGGCAGATTGTATACCAATCTGGCAGATTACAGAGCATCTCAGGCACCTGAAAAGACAGGCTCATTGGCTGTTGTGACTTTTAAAGTCCTGAAAGCAGGGGACACATCAATAGCTTTTGAAAATACCGCATCTATGCCCAATGCTATTGATGGTACAATACTGTTTGATTGGTACGGAAACAAAATCAAATCAGGATACAAAGTGTTGCAACCTGCAGAAATTTGTATAGAATCAATAGATCCCGTTGCATCACCTACAATTATTTGTACATCACCAACACCTACACCTGTAGTTACATCTACAACACAACCTACTGCAACACCAACAAATGTTTGTACATCACCAACGCCTACACCTGTAGTTACGTCTACAACACAACCTACTGCAACACCTACACCTGTAGTTACACCTACTGCAACATCTACAAATCCAGCTTTGTCCCGCTACATTACAATTGAATTTGATAAGACCAGTGCAAAAGTAGGAGAGATAATTAAAGCTATAATTAAGGTTAATGAAATAAAAAATCTTTCAGGCTACCAGATTAATTTGAAATATGACCCTGATGTTTTGCAACCGGTTAAACCTTCAGGGGCTTCATATACAAATGGTACAATACCTTCGAGTGGTACATTAATTTCCAACGAAGAATTCTATCCTTTAAATGCAGTATCGCATGATCTATCAAAAGGAATACTGAATTTCGGTAAGTTTTATATATTGCTGGATGATTATAAAAATTCGGGTACAATTGAAGATACAGGTACAATAGCTGTAATAGAATTTAAAGTACTTAAAGAAATAGAAACTTATGTTAAATTTGAAAATTCATCTTCAATGCCTAATGGTATAAACGGAACAATGCTTTTTGATACCGATGGCAATAGAATCACTTCCGGGTATACAGTAATTCAACCTGAAAAAATAAACTAA
- the istB gene encoding IS21-like element helper ATPase IstB: protein MQQSKIDNIETMLKTVNLHHIAVQIKDIFNQAINESISYEKFLEELLKCEIKGREEKRFERRLKHAEFPEYKTLDEFDLKEQTTLSKKQFNQLRELSWIEQGYNLILLGPTGVGKTFLSIGLGVEAINCGYKVHFITMHDLIHILKTQEILRTSRTRYQRIVDSDLVIIDDLMFIAMEKHEANLFFQLINKLYGQSSIIITSNKGPEDWGELLGAPAITTAILDRIVHKCQVLNLDGESYRLKHRQTIFGNN, encoded by the coding sequence ATGCAACAATCCAAAATAGATAATATTGAAACTATGCTTAAAACGGTAAATTTACACCATATTGCAGTACAAATTAAAGATATATTCAATCAAGCAATAAACGAGTCAATATCCTATGAAAAGTTTCTTGAAGAACTTCTCAAATGCGAGATAAAAGGTAGAGAAGAGAAACGATTTGAAAGGAGATTAAAACATGCTGAGTTTCCTGAATATAAAACTCTTGATGAATTTGACCTAAAAGAACAGACTACTTTAAGCAAGAAACAATTTAACCAGCTTAGAGAATTAAGCTGGATTGAGCAGGGCTATAATTTAATTCTGCTCGGACCTACAGGAGTAGGTAAAACGTTTCTTTCTATAGGTTTAGGCGTAGAAGCCATTAATTGTGGATACAAAGTTCACTTTATAACCATGCATGATTTAATACATATATTAAAAACTCAGGAGATATTAAGAACTTCCAGGACAAGATACCAACGTATTGTTGATTCTGATTTGGTAATAATCGATGACTTAATGTTTATAGCGATGGAAAAACATGAAGCTAATCTGTTCTTTCAGCTTATTAACAAACTATATGGGCAATCCTCAATTATTATTACTTCAAACAAAGGACCTGAAGACTGGGGGGAACTTTTAGGCGCCCCGGCAATCACTACAGCAATATTAGATCGAATTGTCCATAAGTGCCAAGTGCTAAATCTTGACGGAGAAAGTTATAGGCTAAAACATCGACAAACCATATTTGGTAATAATTAG
- a CDS encoding tyrosine recombinase XerC: MKSMSDYEMPLILRDFLNYLQTIKGKSINTVKVYFYDLRVFFRFLKIHRNLVDEKSEFDNIDISDIDIELIKTVTLSDLYAFMSYVSNSRDNTAYARARKVASLKSFFNYLHNKAKLIDNNPASELESPKILKRLPRYLNIEESKQLLSAVDAGTYSERDYAILTLFLNCGLRLSELVGININNIKNNNLTVIGKGNKERSIPLNNACIEAIEAYMKVRPKNGVKDKNALFLSSRKQRISKESVQKIVKKYIKQAGLDPQRYSTHKLRHTAATLMYRYGKVDIRTLQELLGHESISTTEIYTHLDNGQLKDAVEKNPLSTFTKSKKD; encoded by the coding sequence ATGAAAAGTATGTCCGATTATGAAATGCCGTTAATTTTAAGAGATTTTTTAAATTATCTTCAAACCATAAAAGGAAAATCAATTAATACTGTTAAAGTCTATTTTTATGATTTGAGGGTTTTTTTCCGATTTTTAAAAATTCATCGGAATTTAGTTGATGAAAAATCAGAATTTGACAATATCGATATAAGCGATATTGATATTGAATTGATAAAAACCGTCACATTAAGTGATTTATATGCTTTTATGTCCTATGTCAGCAATAGCCGTGACAATACTGCATATGCCCGTGCAAGAAAGGTTGCCAGCTTAAAATCTTTTTTCAATTATCTTCACAATAAAGCTAAACTTATAGATAATAATCCTGCAAGTGAGCTTGAATCTCCAAAAATTCTCAAACGCCTTCCCAGGTATTTAAATATTGAAGAAAGTAAACAATTGTTATCGGCAGTTGATGCTGGAACATACTCCGAACGAGATTATGCAATATTAACTTTATTTTTGAACTGTGGTTTGCGACTGTCCGAATTGGTAGGAATTAATATCAATAATATTAAAAACAATAATTTGACAGTAATTGGTAAAGGAAATAAAGAGCGTAGTATTCCCCTGAATAACGCATGTATAGAAGCTATAGAAGCCTACATGAAGGTTAGACCTAAAAATGGTGTAAAGGATAAAAATGCCCTTTTCTTAAGCAGCAGGAAACAGCGAATCAGCAAGGAATCGGTTCAGAAAATTGTAAAGAAATATATAAAGCAAGCCGGACTAGATCCTCAACGCTATTCCACTCATAAACTAAGACATACTGCTGCAACTTTAATGTATAGATATGGTAAAGTTGACATTAGAACATTGCAGGAACTTTTGGGCCATGAAAGTATTTCAACTACTGAAATTTATACCCACCTAGACAATGGTCAGCTAAAGGATGCAGTTGAGAAAAATCCTCTATCCACTTTTACCAAATCCAAGAAAGATTAA